From Leptospira dzoumogneensis, one genomic window encodes:
- a CDS encoding methylmalonyl-CoA mutase family protein — protein MEPGIYTPHNKLKFVTAASLFDGHDASINIMRRILQSSGAEVVHLGHNRSVQEIVDCAIQEDVQGIAVTSYQGGHVEYFKYMIDLLKEKGSSHIKVFGGGGGTILPSEIQELEAYGVSKIYSPDDGRSLGLQGMINDLLKKSDFIPPHRFNGNLFSEIRKKNPIAIAESISLVESSENDSQKIDPGKLDFPISKKIIPILGITGTGGAGKSSLTDELVRRFIHDFEDKTIAIISVDPSKRKTGGALLGDRIRMNSISHPRVYMRSFATREANIALNRNVKKSLDVLKSSEFDLVIVETAGIGQSDSEITEVSDLSLYVMTPEFGAATQLEKIDMIDYADLIAVNKCDKRGALDAIRDVQKQFQRSRKLFDQGPEKMPVFGTIASQFNDPGTNNLYVALIDSLNQKFDLGWKSNFTSSSETSQKIHIIPPDRQRYLAEIAEECEKYENFVKKESETAEVLYRIKGTIEVLRERGKNVSDLEEEYSKREEKLHPDTKKILKEWDSKLEKYSGEFFTYTVRDKEIKVENFTKSLSNLNIPKVSVPKFRNWGEIVKWSYTENFPGEFPYAAGVFPFKRTGEDPTRMFAGEGGPERTNARFHYVSHGMPAHRLSTAFDSVTLYGEDPGLRPDIYGKIGNSGVSIATLDDAKKLYSGFDLCSPSTSVSMTINGPAPMLLSFFLNTAIDQTCEKYIRAEGKVEEAKSKLAEIYSKKGVPIPQYKGEIPKGNDGLGLLLLGTTGDQILPKEVYEKIKKETLSSVRGTVQADILKEDQAQNTCIFSTEFALKLMGDIQEYFIWNKVRNFYSVSISGYHIAEAGANPITQVAFTLANGFTFVEYYLSRGMKIDDFAPNLSFFFSNGIDPEYAVIGRVARKIWAKSMKYKYNGSERSQMLKYHIQTSGRSLHAQEIAFNDIRTTLQALYAIYDNCNSLHTNAYDEAITTPTEESVRRAMAIQLIINRELGLAKNENPLQGSFIIDDLSDLVEEAILSEFRRISERGGVLGAMERMYQRNKIQEESLEYEHRKHTGEIPVIGVNTFLGKDGSPTILPEEVIRSTENEKKAQIRELEAFQFRNKEESSEALKNLQSACLSGENGFEALVEAGKVCSLGQMTHSLYEVGGQYRRSM, from the coding sequence ATGGAACCTGGAATTTATACCCCTCATAATAAATTAAAATTTGTGACTGCTGCATCACTTTTTGACGGCCATGACGCTTCCATCAATATCATGAGAAGAATACTCCAATCCTCAGGAGCGGAAGTAGTTCACCTAGGCCATAATAGATCGGTCCAAGAAATCGTAGACTGCGCCATCCAAGAAGACGTGCAGGGAATTGCAGTCACAAGCTACCAAGGTGGTCACGTAGAATATTTCAAATATATGATAGACCTTCTGAAAGAAAAAGGAAGTTCTCATATCAAGGTATTCGGCGGAGGAGGAGGAACAATACTACCTTCCGAGATACAAGAATTAGAAGCTTATGGAGTTTCTAAAATTTATTCTCCGGATGACGGGCGTTCCTTGGGTCTCCAAGGAATGATCAATGATCTATTAAAAAAATCTGATTTTATTCCTCCTCATAGATTTAACGGGAACCTATTCTCGGAGATCCGTAAAAAAAATCCGATCGCAATCGCAGAATCCATTTCCTTGGTAGAATCTTCTGAAAACGATTCCCAAAAGATAGATCCCGGAAAATTGGATTTCCCGATCTCTAAAAAAATAATTCCGATCTTGGGGATCACAGGAACAGGAGGAGCAGGAAAATCCTCTCTTACGGACGAACTTGTAAGAAGATTCATCCATGACTTCGAAGACAAAACGATTGCGATTATTTCCGTAGATCCTTCCAAAAGAAAAACGGGAGGAGCACTTTTAGGAGATAGGATCCGTATGAATTCCATCTCACATCCAAGAGTGTATATGAGATCTTTTGCAACTAGAGAAGCGAATATCGCATTAAACCGAAATGTTAAAAAAAGTTTGGACGTTCTTAAAAGTTCAGAGTTCGACCTAGTGATCGTAGAGACTGCAGGGATAGGGCAAAGTGATTCTGAGATCACGGAAGTGTCAGATCTTTCTCTTTATGTGATGACTCCCGAATTCGGTGCGGCTACCCAATTAGAAAAGATCGATATGATCGATTATGCGGATCTGATCGCAGTAAATAAATGTGATAAAAGAGGTGCATTAGACGCGATCCGCGATGTCCAAAAACAATTCCAGAGATCCAGGAAATTATTCGATCAAGGTCCGGAGAAAATGCCCGTGTTCGGGACGATCGCTTCTCAATTCAATGATCCTGGAACGAATAATCTATACGTTGCACTCATCGATTCTTTGAATCAAAAATTCGATCTGGGTTGGAAATCCAATTTTACTTCCAGTTCCGAGACTAGCCAGAAGATCCATATCATTCCTCCGGATAGACAAAGATATTTAGCCGAGATCGCGGAAGAATGTGAGAAATACGAAAACTTCGTCAAAAAAGAATCCGAAACCGCGGAAGTTCTATATAGGATCAAAGGTACGATAGAAGTATTAAGGGAAAGAGGTAAAAACGTCTCCGACCTGGAAGAAGAATATTCCAAAAGAGAAGAAAAACTTCATCCTGATACTAAAAAGATCCTGAAAGAGTGGGATTCTAAACTGGAAAAGTATTCAGGAGAATTTTTCACTTATACTGTCAGAGACAAAGAGATCAAGGTAGAGAATTTTACAAAATCCTTAAGTAATCTGAATATCCCTAAGGTTTCCGTTCCTAAATTCCGCAACTGGGGAGAGATCGTAAAATGGTCTTATACCGAGAACTTCCCGGGAGAATTCCCGTATGCAGCAGGAGTTTTCCCTTTTAAAAGGACCGGGGAAGACCCTACTCGTATGTTCGCGGGAGAAGGCGGACCGGAAAGAACGAATGCAAGATTCCATTATGTAAGCCATGGAATGCCGGCTCATCGTTTGAGTACCGCATTCGATTCAGTCACCCTATATGGAGAAGATCCTGGACTTCGACCAGATATTTACGGTAAGATCGGGAATTCAGGAGTAAGTATCGCCACTTTAGACGATGCTAAAAAACTATATTCAGGTTTTGACCTTTGCAGTCCGAGCACTTCTGTGTCCATGACGATCAACGGACCGGCACCGATGCTTCTATCCTTCTTCTTAAATACCGCGATAGACCAAACCTGTGAGAAGTATATTCGTGCGGAAGGAAAAGTAGAAGAGGCAAAATCCAAACTTGCAGAGATCTATTCTAAAAAAGGTGTTCCGATCCCTCAATACAAAGGAGAGATCCCGAAAGGAAATGACGGTCTGGGACTTCTTCTTTTAGGAACCACAGGGGATCAGATACTTCCTAAAGAAGTTTATGAAAAAATAAAGAAGGAAACTCTTTCTTCCGTTCGTGGAACTGTTCAAGCGGATATTTTAAAAGAGGACCAGGCACAGAACACATGTATCTTCTCCACTGAATTCGCTCTAAAATTAATGGGAGATATACAAGAATATTTTATCTGGAATAAGGTGCGTAATTTTTATTCCGTTTCTATTTCAGGATATCATATCGCAGAAGCGGGAGCAAATCCGATCACCCAGGTTGCATTCACTCTCGCGAATGGATTTACATTTGTTGAATATTATCTTTCACGCGGGATGAAGATAGATGATTTCGCTCCGAATCTTTCCTTCTTCTTTTCTAATGGGATCGATCCTGAATATGCGGTGATCGGCAGAGTGGCGCGTAAGATCTGGGCCAAAAGTATGAAGTATAAATACAACGGATCGGAACGTTCCCAAATGTTAAAATACCATATCCAAACTTCAGGACGTTCTTTGCATGCCCAAGAGATCGCGTTCAACGATATTAGGACCACCTTACAAGCATTATATGCGATCTATGATAACTGTAATAGTTTACATACGAATGCTTACGATGAAGCGATCACCACTCCTACGGAAGAATCCGTAAGAAGAGCAATGGCGATCCAGCTGATCATCAATAGAGAATTGGGGCTAGCTAAAAACGAAAACCCTCTGCAGGGTTCATTCATCATAGATGATCTTTCCGATCTGGTAGAAGAGGCAATCTTGTCCGAGTTCAGACGAATCTCGGAAAGAGGAGGAGTTCTGGGTGCAATGGAAAGAATGTACCAAAGAAACAAGATCCAAGAAGAATCTTTGGAGTATGAACATAGAAAACATACCGGAGAGATCCCGGTAATCGGTGTGAATACTTTCTTAGGTAAGGATGGATCTCCTACAATACTTCCGGAAGAAGTGATCCGCTCCACTGAAAATGAGAAAAAGGCACAGATCAGAGAACTCGAGGCATTCCAATTCAGGAATAAAGAGGAATCTTCTGAAGCCTTAAAAAATCTACAGTCTGCCTGTCTCTCCGGAGAGAATGGATTTGAGGCATTGGTAGAAGCAGGAAAGGTCTGTTCTTTGGGACAAATGACCCATTCTCTCTATGAAGTGGGCGGCCAATACAGAAGAAGTATGTGA
- a CDS encoding oligosaccharide flippase family protein has product MLRLGSSLQFISESIGKLRTSGFIRSFFSVGFSKVVASLLNFIFMVYSVRILSKNENGIFQYYSGFLPVLLAVAEFGLPTALVRFLSPMTEDKRKIGVLLASSLWVKWAALFLLVVVTGVAVYFLKENALAAFLLVFGSFVLSFNSYFESIFVSFGQYHALSIWYPLPNLIRILILYLADQFSEHALGHLDILGIFSVAPVFTIVLFFLLFPRGKLHWAGDKEEVRQQTRELISFNRYAFLASLFAIVSDRMELFFLNKYHSNEAVAAYGVALQPFSGFVILFSVLNSMIYPKLSRLTENKEFTSYLGKSILVAVVFALALGPWVFLGDWVFSALFSGKYPESVPVFQLLYPNYLFQLVFSPLGMALFALGQPRLLAILALVRLIFGLILDNLLIPEYGTMGAAGAFFLGQIPSWFLLSGYFLAYYKPSAKQS; this is encoded by the coding sequence ATGCTTCGCCTTGGATCCTCCTTACAGTTCATTTCCGAAAGTATCGGAAAATTACGGACCTCCGGATTCATACGCAGCTTTTTTTCAGTAGGGTTTTCCAAGGTAGTCGCCTCCCTGCTGAATTTTATTTTCATGGTCTATTCCGTTCGCATCTTGAGTAAGAATGAGAACGGGATCTTCCAATATTATTCCGGATTTCTGCCTGTGCTTTTAGCCGTGGCAGAATTCGGATTGCCTACCGCATTAGTACGATTCCTTTCTCCAATGACGGAAGACAAAAGAAAGATCGGGGTGCTACTTGCATCTTCTCTCTGGGTCAAATGGGCCGCGTTATTTTTGTTAGTAGTAGTTACGGGAGTTGCCGTGTATTTTTTAAAGGAGAATGCACTTGCTGCATTTCTTCTCGTATTCGGCAGCTTTGTTCTTTCCTTTAATTCTTATTTCGAAAGTATATTTGTTTCTTTCGGACAATATCACGCGCTTTCCATTTGGTATCCACTTCCAAACCTGATCCGCATTTTAATTTTGTATTTAGCGGATCAATTTTCAGAACATGCACTTGGACATTTAGATATACTCGGGATCTTCTCCGTGGCTCCCGTATTTACTATTGTTCTGTTCTTTCTATTATTCCCCAGAGGCAAATTACATTGGGCAGGCGATAAGGAAGAAGTTCGACAACAAACCAGGGAACTCATCTCTTTCAACCGTTATGCGTTTTTGGCATCATTATTTGCGATCGTATCGGATAGAATGGAGTTATTCTTTTTAAATAAATACCATTCTAACGAGGCAGTGGCGGCATACGGAGTGGCATTACAACCCTTCAGCGGGTTCGTGATCTTATTCTCTGTTTTAAATTCAATGATCTACCCTAAACTTTCCAGGCTTACGGAAAATAAGGAATTCACTAGTTACTTGGGAAAATCCATTTTAGTAGCCGTAGTATTTGCATTAGCATTGGGGCCTTGGGTGTTTTTAGGAGATTGGGTTTTCTCCGCGTTATTCTCCGGAAAATATCCTGAATCAGTGCCGGTATTCCAGCTATTATACCCGAATTATCTTTTCCAATTGGTGTTTTCTCCGCTTGGAATGGCGCTATTTGCATTAGGCCAGCCTAGATTACTTGCGATACTTGCTTTAGTAAGATTGATCTTTGGATTGATTTTGGATAATCTTCTGATCCCGGAATACGGGACAATGGGAGCTGCAGGAGCATTTTTTTTGGGACAGATCCCTTCTTGGTTTTTGCTCAGCGGTTATTTTCTGGCGTATTACAAACCTTCTGCCAAGCAGTCTTAG
- a CDS encoding ATP-binding response regulator gives MKILFVDDEEVIRDLFQEIFGSEYELVLAGTAEQGLTLAESETFDLIITDIRLPRMNGIEFITKLREKGVDTPFIVITGNQDIQISINALRLGAVDFFLKPFRMEAIRYSLLRFKNLFYAGKDLVDKRMFQVRESRQKFALLPRLGNLNQYVHLILKSLSHLPNLHNEDQLSLKVALYELIGNAIEHGCARITYHQKQELMFQENDYFSYVDKICESKEEWIRVEVDYDDTRVTVILEDGGDGFDPARVPDPVQDPNASQLSGRGIFLVRMNVDSLSYNDKGNQVTFVKKLQKAEVKQKQT, from the coding sequence ATGAAAATCCTTTTCGTTGATGACGAAGAAGTTATCCGAGATCTGTTCCAGGAAATTTTCGGCAGCGAATACGAACTAGTTCTTGCGGGAACCGCGGAACAAGGTTTAACATTAGCCGAGTCGGAAACATTCGATCTGATCATCACCGATATTCGCCTTCCAAGAATGAACGGTATAGAGTTCATCACTAAATTGAGGGAAAAAGGAGTAGACACCCCTTTTATTGTCATCACAGGAAATCAGGACATACAGATCTCCATCAATGCTCTTCGACTGGGAGCTGTGGACTTTTTCCTCAAACCTTTTCGGATGGAGGCAATCCGTTATTCTCTCTTAAGATTTAAGAATTTATTTTATGCCGGCAAGGACCTTGTGGACAAAAGAATGTTCCAGGTCCGGGAATCCAGGCAGAAGTTCGCACTTCTTCCTAGACTTGGAAATTTAAACCAATATGTTCATTTGATCCTAAAATCCCTTTCTCATCTTCCGAATCTGCATAACGAGGACCAACTCTCTTTAAAAGTGGCATTGTACGAATTGATAGGTAATGCGATAGAACATGGTTGTGCTCGTATCACTTATCACCAAAAACAAGAGTTAATGTTCCAAGAGAATGATTACTTCTCCTATGTGGACAAGATCTGCGAATCCAAAGAAGAATGGATCCGGGTAGAAGTGGATTATGATGATACAAGAGTGACCGTTATCCTGGAAGATGGAGGAGATGGTTTCGATCCGGCAAGAGTTCCGGATCCTGTACAAGATCCGAATGCAAGCCAACTTTCAGGCAGAGGTATATTCTTAGTTCGCATGAATGTGGACTCTCTTTCTTATAACGATAAGGGAAACCAAGTCACATTCGTGAAAAAACTTCAAAAAGCAGAAGTAAAACAGAAACAGACCTAA
- a CDS encoding PDZ domain-containing protein: MRSNKLVFLLAFLLLGSLENIEAKADSEFSLLVHFRKYSHHNPFQKGTPYQKKIPAIRLDERTALALLKPGEVPLFAEVHPEESAGRKAYFQKVDLDTGLGIVLLPENFGRSKKVSPIALLEEGVRTQGVCSSFFPNFEWGSLEFSKSILPLSKLSRKENQDGTRSFLFSGKKVCGFTDGTWNAGADLLRRFYQSRFSSASPFPHPGFSAEGSLTPAEEDYYFPKGSVGAVVSEILPGIGPMHNLFPGDAVLSVNGTPVASKQKQVLYDILLSKGGSYLNSGEWVALSLYRDGRKREIRYQLRPYNEDSFLIPESSDKIAPKYIIAGGLLFTELTHTYLKEYGEKYKSSSDRKLVYLAESYSKKLHPERSRIVLLSRAFPDEKNRAYQEFQDLILESVNDKVVDSVEGLKTAISENKDEFLVFRFSGNKLAVFDKSELKSLDERIKSLYSLDSLDNIR, translated from the coding sequence ATGAGATCTAACAAATTAGTATTCCTTCTCGCATTCTTACTTTTAGGATCTTTAGAGAATATCGAGGCAAAAGCGGATTCAGAATTCTCGCTTCTGGTCCATTTTAGAAAATATTCTCATCATAATCCTTTTCAAAAAGGAACTCCTTATCAGAAAAAGATCCCAGCGATCCGTTTGGATGAAAGAACCGCACTCGCACTTTTAAAACCTGGAGAAGTTCCGCTATTCGCGGAGGTCCATCCGGAAGAATCCGCCGGAAGAAAAGCATATTTCCAAAAAGTGGATTTGGATACCGGGTTAGGCATCGTTCTTCTTCCTGAAAACTTCGGAAGATCTAAAAAAGTATCCCCTATCGCTCTTTTAGAGGAAGGAGTCAGAACGCAAGGAGTATGCTCCTCCTTCTTCCCGAACTTTGAATGGGGAAGTTTAGAATTTTCTAAATCGATCCTGCCTCTTTCTAAACTTTCCAGAAAAGAAAATCAGGACGGGACCAGAAGTTTTCTTTTTTCAGGCAAGAAGGTCTGTGGATTTACAGATGGGACCTGGAATGCGGGCGCTGATCTTCTTCGTAGATTTTACCAAAGTAGATTTTCTTCCGCTTCTCCATTTCCTCACCCGGGTTTTTCCGCAGAAGGTTCTTTAACTCCTGCAGAAGAAGATTATTATTTTCCGAAAGGTAGTGTGGGCGCAGTTGTTTCAGAAATTCTTCCCGGGATTGGTCCGATGCATAATCTGTTTCCAGGGGACGCGGTTCTTTCCGTGAATGGGACTCCGGTTGCTTCTAAACAAAAACAGGTATTATACGATATCCTGCTCAGCAAGGGCGGATCTTATCTGAATTCCGGAGAATGGGTCGCTCTTTCTCTTTATAGAGACGGCAGAAAAAGAGAGATACGTTACCAGCTAAGGCCGTATAACGAGGATTCGTTCTTGATCCCTGAAAGTTCGGACAAGATCGCTCCTAAGTATATCATCGCGGGTGGATTACTTTTCACTGAACTCACTCATACATATCTGAAAGAATATGGAGAAAAATACAAATCTTCCAGCGATAGAAAGTTAGTATACTTAGCGGAAAGTTATTCTAAAAAACTCCATCCGGAAAGAAGCCGTATCGTATTACTTTCCAGAGCGTTCCCGGACGAGAAGAACAGGGCCTATCAGGAATTCCAAGATTTGATCTTAGAATCCGTGAATGATAAGGTCGTGGACTCCGTCGAAGGTTTGAAAACGGCCATTTCCGAAAATAAGGACGAATTTTTGGTCTTCCGGTTTTCAGGAAATAAATTGGCGGTTTTTGATAAGTCGGAGTTAAAAAGTTTGGATGAAAGGATAAAATCCTTATATTCTCTTGATTCTCTAGACAATATACGCTGA
- a CDS encoding phosphatase PAP2 family protein has product MRLKPKLYMLVFMTDSFLWKEILFSNTPLEALHISALKPVLDPLTIVFHHLGSSLFFMALVSLIYLCFDRKIGLRMTLGLLIAGVVNGVCKALLTMPRPIGLSFPSELGLMEGSYGFPSGHVQTAVVLYGTLFLHVRIPWVRLLTAFLILFMPIARMYAGLHFLGDTLGGFVLGLLVLLGLEFLFSKDPGILEPGFTGQAPDQKRIKSLVLFILALTVPSILLHDPSQPESTNRSWEQVISSAGALAGFGIGILYNKRAGLDWKSVDSWIVFLIRVGVIILGILVFYLALGKILSSLLGENPVARYFKYGIVCYYIGHLAPILLKRIRGGIYLT; this is encoded by the coding sequence TTGCGTTTAAAACCGAAACTTTATATGCTCGTTTTTATGACGGATAGTTTCCTATGGAAAGAGATCTTATTCTCTAATACGCCTTTAGAGGCTCTTCATATTTCTGCGTTAAAACCTGTGTTGGATCCTCTTACAATTGTGTTCCATCATCTGGGATCTTCTCTATTTTTTATGGCCCTGGTCTCTCTTATCTATCTTTGTTTCGATCGAAAGATAGGACTCAGAATGACATTGGGACTTCTTATCGCAGGAGTTGTAAACGGAGTCTGCAAGGCGCTTCTTACAATGCCTAGGCCGATCGGTTTGTCGTTCCCATCCGAACTTGGGCTTATGGAAGGTTCGTATGGATTTCCTTCCGGACATGTGCAGACTGCAGTGGTATTATACGGAACATTATTTTTGCATGTACGAATTCCTTGGGTGAGATTACTTACCGCATTTTTGATCTTATTCATGCCGATCGCAAGAATGTACGCGGGACTTCACTTTTTAGGTGATACATTGGGTGGTTTTGTTTTAGGATTACTCGTGTTATTAGGACTAGAGTTTTTGTTCTCAAAAGATCCTGGAATTTTAGAGCCAGGTTTTACTGGACAGGCACCGGACCAAAAACGGATCAAGTCACTCGTACTTTTTATTTTAGCTCTCACTGTGCCTAGCATTCTTCTTCATGATCCTAGCCAACCTGAGTCTACGAATAGATCCTGGGAGCAGGTGATCTCTTCTGCGGGAGCGCTTGCAGGTTTCGGGATAGGGATCTTGTACAATAAGAGGGCAGGGTTGGATTGGAAATCAGTCGATTCTTGGATCGTATTCTTGATCCGAGTAGGAGTGATCATTCTTGGGATCTTGGTCTTTTATTTGGCTCTCGGAAAAATTCTCTCCTCACTCTTAGGGGAAAATCCGGTTGCCAGATACTTTAAGTATGGGATCGTGTGTTACTATATCGGCCATCTCGCTCCCATTCTTTTGAAAAGGATACGCGGAGGCATCTATCTGACTTAA
- a CDS encoding S1C family serine protease translates to MNKFWILLAGLVLTFSFPAFSQTNGNSDLKTLLNGVVIVRSDIYPDASDPLEFGDQDLSRDVGSGFIIAGNRILTNAHVISESKYLKVKRFNSSKYYNAKVEFIGFDCDLALISVEDEEFFTAVEPLEIAEESPSLGSNLLMLGYPEGAENLTLENGLVNRVERLRYSFTGLDYRKVIRVGANILPGYSGGPAIQNGKVAGIIFEVSQIQGNTAYLIPPEVVQHFLKDIQDGQYDGFPFVGFTFQNGNSESVKKYLGVPQNLQGVLVNKVYPNSSFSDVLQTDDFLYKVDEAYLNNEGGLLEFTGRTIVDLIEPGFVGQKLTLYFYRNGKNFKIQAELKKTDSLELYRDRQVRSFLGAGLLFQPVNRALFGKESQRVETALRYHYSYFIQDDLFKFTERDLILTTLFPDPLNSKYLNYRFKILESINGKTPANIAEFKDYWKKYSNGTLVLKFRGVGLPLVLDAKTVRTIDLRVRKRFDIKSDESKEGK, encoded by the coding sequence ATGAATAAGTTTTGGATACTTCTCGCGGGTCTGGTCCTGACATTTAGTTTTCCCGCTTTTTCCCAAACGAACGGTAACTCCGATCTTAAAACATTATTGAACGGTGTTGTTATAGTTAGAAGCGATATTTATCCGGATGCAAGCGATCCTTTGGAATTCGGGGACCAGGATCTTTCCCGAGATGTGGGTTCAGGTTTCATTATTGCAGGAAATAGAATATTAACAAATGCTCATGTGATCTCGGAGTCCAAGTATTTGAAGGTAAAACGTTTTAATAGCAGTAAATATTATAATGCAAAAGTGGAATTTATAGGTTTCGACTGTGATCTTGCTTTGATCTCCGTAGAAGATGAGGAATTTTTTACAGCCGTAGAACCTCTGGAAATCGCGGAAGAATCCCCTTCCTTAGGCAGTAATCTTCTAATGCTCGGTTATCCGGAAGGTGCGGAAAATCTCACCTTAGAGAATGGTCTAGTTAATCGTGTGGAAAGATTGAGATATTCTTTTACCGGTCTTGATTACAGAAAAGTAATCCGCGTAGGTGCAAATATTCTTCCCGGTTATTCAGGCGGTCCTGCCATCCAAAATGGAAAGGTAGCAGGGATCATTTTTGAAGTAAGCCAGATCCAAGGAAATACCGCATATCTAATCCCGCCTGAAGTTGTTCAACATTTCTTAAAAGATATACAAGACGGCCAATACGACGGGTTCCCATTCGTAGGTTTTACTTTCCAAAATGGGAATTCCGAATCCGTGAAAAAGTATCTAGGAGTTCCTCAGAATCTGCAAGGTGTTCTAGTAAATAAGGTATATCCGAATTCTTCTTTTTCGGATGTTTTGCAAACGGATGATTTTTTGTATAAGGTAGATGAGGCCTATCTTAACAACGAAGGTGGTCTTTTAGAATTTACCGGAAGAACGATCGTAGATCTGATAGAGCCCGGTTTTGTAGGACAAAAATTAACTTTGTATTTTTACAGGAACGGTAAAAACTTTAAGATCCAAGCCGAGCTAAAAAAAACGGATTCTCTTGAATTATACAGAGATCGTCAGGTCAGAAGTTTTCTGGGAGCAGGACTTTTATTCCAGCCTGTGAATCGTGCATTATTCGGAAAAGAAAGCCAAAGAGTGGAAACTGCTCTTAGATACCATTATAGTTATTTTATACAGGACGACCTTTTTAAATTTACGGAAAGAGACCTGATATTAACTACCCTATTCCCGGATCCTCTCAACTCCAAATACCTAAATTATCGTTTTAAAATATTAGAATCCATTAATGGAAAAACTCCCGCGAATATCGCCGAGTTCAAGGATTATTGGAAAAAATACTCGAATGGGACCCTTGTACTGAAGTTCAGGGGTGTCGGACTTCCTTTGGTCTTGGATGCCAAAACAGTCAGGACAATAGACTTACGGGTTAGAAAAAGATTCGATATCAAGTCGGATGAATCCAAGGAGGGAAAATGA
- a CDS encoding LIC11113 family protein → MQNIFHLRTKRLLLSFVSLGVLLFFSVFIPDSGSFAEEAQLQKTNSRIGDFAEKEFQEGWRKYTKEKDARPLKEWFKQHGTVHIGECKFRSLPETEEIQYLSLDCPGKKLSGFFYSGEERLRSPERIDSFRVKGPVKLGKTVYWELEFSAENLKAASSKPLPAGKSNQETKLVEKTSTVNFGLQYFLSIAKHPIDRPTPKGKEIFFDSSCPLLYLGKDADFYWDKSLYYSFQASCLPDSPYSWIRIKADLSGNVLVDNQPTEELQEGARYLAKLKLESVEKDKIVWSDAELFHE, encoded by the coding sequence ATGCAGAATATTTTCCATTTAAGAACGAAAAGACTCCTTCTTTCTTTTGTGAGCCTGGGAGTTTTATTGTTTTTTTCCGTTTTTATTCCGGATTCTGGAAGTTTCGCAGAAGAAGCTCAGCTCCAAAAGACAAATTCCAGGATCGGAGACTTTGCTGAGAAAGAATTTCAGGAAGGTTGGAGAAAATATACCAAAGAGAAAGACGCAAGACCTTTGAAAGAATGGTTCAAACAACATGGAACCGTTCATATCGGTGAGTGTAAGTTCAGATCTCTTCCAGAGACTGAGGAAATACAGTACCTTTCTCTGGACTGTCCCGGAAAAAAACTGAGCGGTTTCTTTTATTCCGGAGAAGAAAGATTACGTTCTCCTGAAAGAATAGATTCTTTCAGAGTGAAAGGTCCAGTTAAGCTGGGAAAAACGGTTTATTGGGAGCTTGAATTTTCTGCGGAGAATTTAAAAGCAGCAAGCTCCAAACCTCTTCCCGCAGGTAAGTCGAATCAGGAAACCAAACTGGTGGAGAAAACTTCCACTGTGAATTTTGGTCTGCAATATTTCTTAAGCATCGCAAAACATCCTATAGATCGTCCCACCCCTAAAGGAAAAGAGATCTTTTTTGATTCTTCCTGCCCTCTTCTTTATTTGGGCAAGGATGCTGATTTTTATTGGGACAAGTCTTTGTATTATTCTTTCCAGGCCAGTTGTTTACCGGATTCTCCATATTCCTGGATCAGGATCAAAGCGGATCTGAGCGGAAACGTTTTAGTGGATAACCAACCGACTGAAGAACTCCAAGAAGGAGCACGTTACCTGGCAAAATTGAAATTAGAATCGGTAGAAAAGGATAAAATTGTATGGTCCGACGCGGAGTTATTTCATGAATAA